AGCTTCTAGATGCTCAGCTGGATGCCGAACTGAAGTCCCCTCATCCTAGGATTTCGATGGCACCTCCAGCATCTCTGGAGGTTTTTGATCAAGACCTATACTTCACCTACGGACGATGGAACCCTAAGAACCACGCGCGATCGTGGAATTTATCCTTCGATGAATGGAGAGCATCACTTGGGGGCGTCCAGCCAACACTGGAAGCCAGCATGGGAACAGCAATCAGCGTTGTCGACGCTTCGACAAACATTCGCCGCGCAAGGATCTACCCTAAAGACTGCTTCTCTTTTGACGTTACAAACAAAAAAGGTCATTTCGTCCTCTTTTCTGGAAAGTGGTACATGGCCTCACCCAATCTAGAGGCAAAGATCGAGCACTTCCTCAACTCCCTCTTAGCACCAACTGCCCCTCCTCCCAGATGGAACGGGATAGATGACGAGACCGCCTACAACAATTCGGTCTGCAACTTGGACGCTGAGCTAGTTCATATGGATGCAAGGAACGTGATGTACGGAGGCGGACAGTCAAGGTTCGAATTTTGTGACTTCCTAAATCCGGTCAGAAGGATTCTTTATTTTGCCAAGAGCCCCAGTTCCGCCCAGGGCATGAGTCATCTATTCGAACAGACAAGAAGGACTGTAGAGCTATTCTTCGGAAATAATGACATGTATCTGACAAAGCTCAGGCAAAAGCTCCGAGACCAGCATCCGCAGATGAACATGGACTGGATCGAAGAGAAGCCGACATCATCTCAATGGGAAGTTTGCCTTGTCTCGCTCGGCAAACGCGCCGATCAGCTCTCGATGTTCCCCAAATGCGGCCTGATGAAGCTCCACCGAGAAGTTTCAGGCAGGTGTGGCAAGGTCACTTTCGCCGCACTGTAGCGGGCGACCCAGTCACACATCGCCCACCCAACAGTGGCGTCAGAGATAGTTTTGCTATCCGCCGACGCCACGTTGGGGCTGAGCGGTGCCTCGAAGTTGCTACTGGCTGAGAACCGCTTCTAACCTGTGCCCATCCAAATCGATCACAAACGCAGCGTAGTACTGATCGCCGTAGTCCGGCCGCGGCCCCGCCTTACCGTTTTCAGAGCCACCCGCTGCCAACGCGGCCGAGTGAAAAGCCTCTACGGCCGCTTGTGACTTTGCGGCGAATGCGAGATGGAAACCTCCCCCCGGTGCATGCGCGTCGTCGCGCAGTTTCAGGCATAACAGGTCATGGCCATCGATCAGCCCGTAACCGATCGCGGTGTCATCCTCGAACACACGGCGGTAGCCCAACGCATTCAACACCGCGTCGTAGAACCTGCCTGCAACAACCAGGTCGCGAACGCCGAGCGAAATGTGGTGCAGCATGTCAGTTCGGCCCGTACGACGGTGGCAGCGTGGCGGTGCCCCACCGCGTGTTCTTCGCCTTGCCCAGTTCGAACTCCAGCGTGCCGCCCTTCTGCACCACGCTGGCCGGCAGCCAGCTGGCGTCGCTGGGCTTGCCGTCCACGCGCAGCGACTGCACGTACGGTGCGTCCATCGCCGCGGCGTTGGCCGTGATGGTCAACGTGGCGCCGGGGCGCTGGATGACCGCTTCGCGGAACAGCGGGCTGCCGATCACCAGGTCTGCACGGCCCGGGTACAGCGGGTACAGGCCCAGCGCCGACCACACGTACCACGACGACATCTGGCCCAGGTCATCGTTGCCGGGCATGCCTTCGGGCGCATTGGTCCAGATCTGGCGCATGGCTTGGCGCACGGTTTCCTGTGTTTTCCACGGCTGGCCGACGAAGTTGTACAGCCACGGTGCCGCCACCGAGGGTTCGTTGTCCAGCTCGGCATGCAACGGGCCGGACTTGGTCACCGCCCATGCGCCATCTTCCTTGCGGAAGAACGCATCCAGCCGCTGGATGGCCGCGTCGCGGCCGCCAAGCGTGGCGATCAGCCCGGCCGGGTCGAACGGCACCATCCACAGGTACTGCGCACCGCTGCCTTCGACGAACTCCTCATCCGAGGCCGGATCGAACGCTGGCCAGCTGCCATCGGCATTGCGCGGCTGGATGTAGCCGGCCTGCGCCGTAGCCTTGGGGTTGTACAGGTTGCGCCACCAGCCGGAGCGCTGGCGGAACAGCGCCGCGCCCTGTTTGTCGCCTGCGGCGTTGGCAAGTTCGGCAAGGCCGAAATCGGCGGCCGCCATCTCCAGCGTATCCGAGGCGGTGCCCCAGCCCGGCGCACCCACCGGCATGTACTTCAACGCCATCCACTGATCCAGGCCCGGGCGCTGGCCGACGCACAGTACCGGGCAGCCGCGCCGGCTGAGGTCGCGTTCGGTCGGCACCGTGGCCGCCTTCTTGAGCGACGCGTAGGCGCGTTTCAGATCGAAGCTGCGGCCACCGAACGCGTGGATCGCAGCGACCGACGGCGGCGACGGATCGCCGTTCATCACACCGGTGGCACCGGTCAGGTGCGTCCAGCGGTCCCACACGCCGCCGTTCTGGTCGGCCTGGTTGAGCAGGGACTGCGCGATGTCCGAACCGACCTGCGGCTGCAGCAGCGTGACCAGCTGCAGCTGCGAGCGGTACACGTCCCAGCCCGAGTAGTTGGCGTACTGCGCACGCTGGCCTTTCGACAGCGCATGCACCTTGCCGTCCATGCCGCGGTAGCGGCCATCGCCGTCACTGAACAGGTTGGGCGCGAGCAGCGTGTGGTACAGCGCGGTGTAGAACACGGTGCGTTCGTCGGGTGTTCCGCCGGCCACGCGCACCTGGCCCAGCGTCTTGTTCCATTCGGCGCGGGTCGCGGCCTGGGTCGCTTCGACCGTGGTCCCATCCGGGCTTTCGCGGCGCAGGTTGGCGCGTGCACCGGCCTCGTCAACGTAGGAAATACCGATGCGCGCGGTCACCTTCGGGCTGCGCTTGGGGTCGAACTGGATCCAGCCGCCTGCACCCTTACCTACCGGCGGGTGACCCTGGGTGCCATAGCTGGTGCCGCCACCACCTTCGCGCGCGCCGGCCTGCACGTTCTCGTCGCGCCAGGTGCCGCCGACCTCGAAGGGCTGGTCGAACTCGGCCACGAAATGCAGGGTGTAATAACTTTCGCGGCGATCCTCGGCCAGGTAACCGCAGAAGTTGCCGGCGGTGACCGTGCCGCGCACGGTGCGCGTGGCCGGATCGATCACGATGCTCGAATCGGTGCTGCCCACTTCACTGTCGGAGGTGCGGAACAGCAGGTTGGCCGGTTTGTCGGCCGGGAACTGGAACTGCCCCACCGCCGTGCGCGCGGTGGCGCCCAGGTCCACCACCACGCCGTTGTCGAGCGTGAGCCGGTACGCACCGGGACTGGCCGACTCGCGCTTGTGGTCCAGCACGCTGGCGTAGCGCAGCCCAGCCTCGGCCGACGACGGCGACAGTTCCACCTTGGTGGTGACCGGCATGATCGGGATATCGCCGCTGGCCCCGGTGCAGCCGGTACCGGACACATGGGTCAGGCTGAAGCCGCGCACGCCGTTGCCGCGCCACTCATAGCCACCGGGCGCTGCAATCGCGAAGCGCTTGCCCGGCAGCGGGGTCATCTCCGGACTGAAGGCCACCATGCCGAACGGCACCGACGGACCCGGATACACATTGCCGGCGTTGGTGGTGCCGATGAAGGGATTGACCTCGGCGGCGAGGTCGGCGGCCTGCAGGGCGCAGGGCGCGGCGGTCAGGACAAGCGAAACGGCAACCAGCATCGAACGGTGCACGACGAACTCCCAAAGCGGAAAGGACGGACCATCAACGTAGCGCCACGGCATGCGTGGCTGGATCGATTGTATCGATCTAAACCCCGCCCGCAATCTGACCAAAGGCACCCCTGTCGCGGGGCGTCAGAACCCGTCGAGGGTGCGCAGCAACGAACCGAAGGTGAGATAGAACGAATCGTGCCCGCCCTGTGCGCGGCCATAGCCGAGGAACACCGGCCCAAGGAACGTATCGGCCCCGACGAACACGCTGCCGGCACTCTGCATGCCGTCGATGTTCACTTCATCACGCGTGCGCCAGAACCCGCCCCATTCCAGGCTGCCCCCGACGTACAGCGGAATGGTCAGCAACGAGTCGGCATGGGCCACGCGGCGGTAGTACACCATGCGCGCCAGCGCGGTCTGCGGGGCGAAGATCGCCTCTTCCGGGTACCCCGACAGGTTGCCCAGGCCGCCCAGGAAGCCGTAGGTGGCCAGCAGGTCGTCGCCACCGTGGGCGGATGAAATGCGCAGTCCACCCAGCCAGCGACTTTCGCCCCGCGCCCAGGCGCCATCCCACTGCAGGCGAGTAACGGCGGCGGGATCATCCGTGCCCAGCGCGTCCAGGTAGTGCTGGCGGGTCAGCGACAGGCGCTGGCCGCGGCTGGGGAAGGCCGAACTGTCGATGGAATCGTGGCGCAGCTGCCAGCCGATGCTGCCCATGTCGGCGCGGTAGTTGCCCAGCTCGCTGGGATTGCCCACATCCAGCCGGGTGCGCTCCTGCCCACGCTCGAGGAAGCTGGCCAGTTCCCAGTCCGGATGCGGGGACCAGGCCCAGCGCAGGCCACCCAGCCATTGGCTGTAGCGGTACTGCGCCAGCGAACCACGCTGCAGCAGCGCCAGGTCCAGGTCGGTGGCGCGGTAGCGTGCATAGGTCGAGAGCGCGTGCCGGCCGCTGCTGCCAAACGGGTGGTAGTACTCGGCGAAGGCTTCTTCCACCTCGCCCAGCCCGATGCGCAGTTTCAGTTCGGCGCCCTGGTCGGTCAGGCCGGTGCGGGTGAACTCGCTGATCAGCTGGTAGTTGCTGCTGCCATCGAAGTCATCGGACAGGCGCAACGCGAAATGCAGGAAATCCGGGCCCCAGCGTTTGTCCTGCGGGGCGATGACCAGGCCGAACTGGTCATCGCGCTGGTCCAGCCGCCATTGCACCTGCTCGTAGCGGCCCTCGCCGTAGGTCAGTGCAACCTGGCGTTCGATCCGTTCCGGTTGCAGCGGCTGGCCCAGCTGCGGCTGCAGGCGCTGTTCGATGAAGCGCGGGGTCTGCGTGTCCTCGCGCAGCACGTCGATGAACGCGACGATCGGCGTTTCATAGGCCGGCGGCCGGTGCTGCTGCTGGAAGATCGCGTACCGCGCCGGATCCACCTGGTAGCGCTGGATGCCCGCCACCTCGGCTTGTGCGGCCTGCTCGCCCACGGCGACCGCCGCTGGCGAGTGGTTGAAGTCCTGGCTGCCCATGTCGCCCAGCGGCGGCGTGATCAGCAGATCCTGCGTACCCAGCGTGGCCAGCTGCGCATCGACCACCCGCTTCATCAGCACGCCGGCCATCTGGTGGCTGATCGCCAACGGCGAATCCAGGCGTTCTTCGGTCATCAACGGCGTGCCCACCCGCACCACGATCAGGCGCTGCGCGCCGAGCCGGCGCGCTTCGTCGATCGGCAGGTTGTCGACCACGCCGCCATCGACCAGCAGGTGGTCCTGGTAACGCACCGGTGCGAACACGCCGGGGACCGACATGCTGGCGCGGATCGCCAGCGCCATGTCGCCCTGGCCGAACACCACCTTGTCGCCGGTGACGATATCGGTGGCCACCGCCCGGAACGGGATGGGCAGCTGGTCGAAGTCACGCACCTGCCAGGTCGGCAGCAGCAGCCGGCGCAACAGCATTTCCAGTTTCTGGCCCTGGATCAGGCCGCGCGGGAATGCGATCTTGCCGTTGCTCAGGCCGACTTCGACCCCGCCGAGCAGGCGCAGGTCGTCTTCCTTGCGGCGCATGCTGCGTTCGTTGCGCGGTGGTTTGTCGCGCAGTACGTCGGCCCAGTCGATGCGGTCGAGCACGGTTTCGATTTCATCGGCCGAGTATCCGGAGGCATACAGCCCGCCGACCACCGCGCCCATCGAGGTGCCGACGATGCAGTCCACCGGCACCCGCTCGCGCTCCAGCACCTTGAGCACGCCGATATGCGCTGCGCCACGCGCGCCGCCACCGCCGAGCACCAGGCAGGTGCGCGGGCGGTCGTGGTGCGTGCCGGCGTGCGTATCCGTCGCTGCCTGCCGCGCCCCGGCTGCCAGCGGCAGCAGGAGCGCAGCAACGAATGCCCACCGACGGAGCAGGCGCACCTTCCTGTGCGACGGACGGGGGTCATCCTGCATGTCAGCTCCTGGCGTCGTATTCTGGCCGATGCCCGCACTGTGCCTGTGCCACCCGCGCGCGTCCAGATCGACGGGCAGCACGCAGGGCGTGGCGCTACTTGGCGTTTTTGACGTAGGTGTCGAACCAGTTGAGCATTTCCGACACCAGCTGCTCGTTGGATTCCAGCGCCGTGTACCAGTGCGGTTCGTTGGGCAGCATCACCAGCCGGGTGATGCCGCCGTTGCCGCGGATCGCCTGGTACAGCTTGCGCGACTGGAACGGTTCGGTACCCGGGTTGGCGTCGTCCTCGCCGTGGACCAGCAGCAGCGGCAGCTTGATCTTGTCGGCATAGAAGAACGGCGAGGCCTTGAGGTACACATCCTGCGCATGCCATACCGAACGCCGTTCGTTCTGGAAACCGAACGGGGTGAAGGTCTTGTTGTACGACCCGCTGGTGGCCACGCCGGCCTTGAACAGGTCGGTGTGCGCGATCAGGTTGGCGGTCATCAGCCCACCATGGCTGTGCCCGGTGACGCCGATCCGGTTGCGGTCCACCACGCCCAGGTCCACTGCCTTGTCGACCGCAGCCTTGGCATCGGCTTCGAGCTGCTCCAGGTAGGTGTCGTAAGCGTTCTTCGGATCACCGACGATCGGGAACGCGGCGTTGTCGATGATCGCGTAGCCGGCCAGCAGCATCAGCCGGTACGGCGCCAGGCGGGTGAAGGTCTGCTGCGAACCGGAGACCTGCCCGGCCTGCGCCGCGTTGGCGAAGTCGGCCGGGTATGCGTAAAGGATGGCCGGCACGCGCTGGCCTTCCTGGTAGCCCGGCGGGGTGTACAGGGTGAACGACAGGTCCACCCCATCGGCGCGCTTGTAGGTGACCAGGCGCTTCTTGATCTGGCGCACTTCCGGGGTCGGGTCGCTGAGCATGGTCAGCGCGGTGGCGGTGGAGGTGTACTGCGCCTCGCCGTCTTCAGCGCTGGCGGTGCGTTCGCCCTGCTGGCGCACGAACGCATTCGGCGGGTCCATCACCGACTGGTGCCAGGTCAGGTAGCGGCCCGGGGTGGCGGTCAGCCCCAACACCTGCTCATAGGCGTCGGCGCCACTGCGGAACAGGCGCTCGGTCTTGAGCGTGCCCAGGTCCAACCGGTCCAGGAACGGACGGTCGCCCTGCGGCGAACTGCCCTGCCCGCGCAGGAACACGAAGCTGCCGTCCTGGCGCACCACCGGCGCGCCGTTGGGCAGGCGCTTGAACACCAGGTTGCCCGGATCGGCGTAGAGCTCGTCGCTGGACAGGTCCCAGAGCAGCCGGCCTTCCTGCCTGGGCTGGTCGACATCGACGATGCGGGTCTGCCGCCAATGACGGTTCTCATCGTTCTCGAACAGGAACGACACCGCCGGGTCCGCGCTCCAGGCAATGCCTTCGAAGCGCTGCGCGGTCCGCGCGATTTCCTGCGGTTTGGCGGAGAACGGTGCCTTCAGCGCCAGCACGCGGTCGCGGTGCGGCACGGTCACTTTCCAGTCGCCCTTGTCCAGCGCTTCGGCATAGACCAGCGTGGCCGGATCGGTGGAGCGCCAGTCGAAATCGCGCGGGCCTTCGGGCACGCCGTGCACCGGCACGCGGTCGGCCAGCGGCAGGCTGGCGATGGGCGTGCTGCGGCCCGTGCCCAGGTCGAGCACGGCAACGTCATTGGCGAAACGCTGGTAGGTCACCGCGTGCGAGAACGGCGCCTTGAGCGTTTCGGTGAGCACATGCACGCCATCGGGGGCGGCATTGACCTCGTTGTACAGCGCCGGCGCGCCGATGGCGCGCACGCTGCCGGCGCTGGCGTCCACCACGGCCAGCTGCGAGGCACCGTAGTAGGCGAACAACGCTTCGTCATGCGCGCTGGTCAGGGTGTCGCGGGCTTCGTAGGTGCTGCTCTCGCCGCTGCTGCCCAGCGATTCCTGGACGTCCGGGCCACCGGGGCCGTTGCCGCTGCTCGGGGCCGGGCCCTGGTTGGCCGGCACGGTCTTGACCAGCAGCTGCTGGCCACCGCCCAGCCACTGCACGGTGTAACCGAAAATGGGATTGAGCTGCACGCCCGGGATCTGCTTGACCTGGCCGGTCTGTGCATCACCTACCCAAAGCTGCACCGAGGTGTCTACTGCGTTCTGGAACGCGAAGTGGCTGCCATCGGCCGACCACTGCGCCACGCCGGCACAGCCCTGCGGCAGCGCGACCTTGGTGGTGCGGGCGGTGCCGACATCCACCAGCGAGAAATCGGCGACGCAGGCCGGAATGCCGTAGCCGCCCTGGGTATCGTGGCGGCTGCGGTTCTTCGGTTCCAGCCGCACGCCGGCCAGCTTGAGATACGGCTGGGCAACGCGCTCGATCGACGGATAGGTCTGCAGCGTGGTCAGCAGCAGCCGCTGCCCGCTCGGGTCCAGGCTGGGCTGCGGCGGTGGCGGCGCCTTGAGCACCTTGAGCAGCTGCTCCGGCGGTTTGGCGTAATCGGCGAAGGCCGGTGCGGCCAGGCTGAGCGCGGCCACGGCAACGGCGGTGGCAAGGCAGGTACGACGGATGAGCATCCAGATCCCCTTGAAGGTGTGGGTCCCGGCGGCGCACTTGTCGCCGGCATGCCGTGGAATCTAGCACCGGGTCATCGCGTCGGAATGGGCCGAAAGCACTGGGTGCATTGCCGGCCTTGCACTTCGGATGCCGTCAATCAGGCGCCCTGGTAGACGTCGTGTACAAGCGAAATGCCCAACGCTGCCATTCGGCCGAGCAACCGGGGCGGCAGCTCGATGGCGAAGTTCCGGTTGCTGTGCGAACTGAACCAGATGCGGGAGGTGGCGACGGCAGGAATTGGTGCGCGCCAGGCCTTGGTTTTGTGCATGACGCGCTCCTGGCTGGGTTGCGGGGCTGGGCACGGCCCGGGTCTACGGGGCGTCGCCCTTACGGGCTGCCGCGTGCCGGGCCCCTGGATCAATGCGCTGGCGTGCGCTCGCCGCGGTCGATGATTGCGCCTTCGATACTGTCCTTGGGTGCGCCGATGCGCTCCATGAAGTCGCGCAGCATCACCTCGCGGCAGTGCTCGACGGATTGCCCATCGCGCTCGGCGAACATCCGCGCGGCGTGCTCGAACAAGTCCGAGAGCAACTCCCCGAAATCGGCGGCGCCGCCACTGAGATCGGAATTGAGGGTCACGTGAAGCTCTTCGTGGGCGGCCCACAGGCGCATGATCTCGAAGGCCTCTGGATCGCTCAGGACGCCATCAGGGATGCGCAGTTCGTCGGTGTACATCAGGTTTCGTCCTTGCATGCGGGAGGGGGCGGCGCCACGGTAAGATGGCGCTGCTCACTCCGTCAATGGATGTCCCTTGCGTACCGTCCACGCGCTCCGTTACATCACACCGCTCCGCGAGGGCGGCTCGTTGCCCGCCGTGGTCGAGACCGACGACGACGGCATGGTCGTGCTGAAGTTCCGGGGCGCCGGCCAGGGTCCCAAGGCACTGATTGCCGAGCTGATCGCCGGCGAGCTGGCACGCACGCTGGGCCTGCCGATTCCGGAAATCGTGTTTGTCGAGCTTGACCGCGAGTTCGCGCGCACCGAGCCCGACCCGGAGATCCAGGACCTGATCCGCGCCAGCGAAGGGTTGAACCTGGGCAGCGATTACCTGCCCGGCGCGATCAACTACGACGTGGCGGCGATGCCGGTGGATGCCGACCTCGCCTCGCGGATCGTGTGGTTCGACGCCTTCACCAGCAATGTCGACCGCACCGCGCGCAACCCGAACCTGATGGTGTGGCACCGCATGCTGTACCTGATCGACCACGGTGCGGCGATGTACTTCCACCACGATTGGGCCACGGCGGGCGATGCCTGCGTGAAGCCGTTCCTGCTGATCCGCGACCATGTGCTGCTGTCGTTCGCCACGAAGATCCCCGAGGTGGACGGTGAGCTGGCGGCGCGGCTGCCGGATGCGGAGATTGAGCGCATCGTCGCGCTGGTGCCGGACAGCTGGCTGGTGGACGAACCCGCGTTCGACAGCCCGGCGGCCTACCGCCAGGCGTACATCGATTATCTGAAGTGCCGGCTACAGGCACGTGACGCTTTTGTACAGGAGGCCGTCCGTGCCCACGCTGCACACGTATGACTATGCGGTCATCCGCGTGGTACCGCGGGTGGAACGCGAAGAGTTCATCAACGTCGGGGTGATCGTATCCTGCCCGGGGGCGAAGCATATTCAGGCGGCGATTGAGATTGACCCGGTGCGGATGCAGGCATTCGCGCCGTCGCTGGACCTGGAGGCGCTGCAGCCATGGCTGGATGCGATCGTGGCGATCTGCCGGGGTGATGCTGCTGCGGGCCCGATCGCGCAGCTGCCGGCGCGTGCGCGGTTCCATTTCCTCACCGCCAAACGCAGTTCGGTGGTGCAGATGTCGAGCACGCACGTGGGGCGGACAGCGGATCCGCAGGGCGTGGTGGAGCATCTGATGCGCAGGATGGTGCGGGTGGTGTGATGGTCGCGTGCGCCGCCGGATCCATCATGGGTTGGGGGCGACTGTTGGTCGGCTGTTTCTGCCCCTGCGGTAGAGCCGACTGTTAGTCGGCTGCTGTTGCCCCTGCGGTAGAGCCGACTGTTAGTCGGCTGCTTTTGCCCCTGCGGTAGAGCCGACTGTTAGTCGGCTGCTTTTGCTTTTGGAGGTTGATGTGGTGGTCGGGTGTTTTTTTTGTTTCGCGAAGAGCAGCCGACTAACAGTCGGCTCTACCGTCGGCTCTACCGTCGGTTCTACCGTCGGCTTTGCTCCTTCCCTCTACAGCTCCCATCTGCACCATGCGTGTGGATAGTCGCCTATCCGTTCCGCAAGCTTCGCACGTACTGGATTGGCAAGAATGTACATCGTCTGTTCGCGCAGTGATTCGTCGCTCCGGATCGCATGGTCGTAATAGCCCGGCTGCCAGACGGCGCCGCTACGCTTCCGACATCGATTCATCAGGTAGCTGCTGCGCGCCTTGAATCGCTGCACGCAATAGCCCAGCGTGTGGGTCCGCAACTGCGCCAGCCAGTGGATGTGGTCAGGCATGATGACCCATGCCAGTGAGGCGGTGAAGCCTTCTTCGTCCATCGCGCGAAGGGTTCGGCTGACGATCTGAACACAGCGCTCGTCGTCGAAGCTGCGTTGCCGATGCTGGCAGACCATGGTGAGCGCGTAGACGTTGCCGATGTGGGACCAGCGGCCATAGTGGAGTTTTGGGCTGCTCATGCGCTCAGAATGCCCTGCGCTTGTTGGCAGTGGCATCGGGGTTGTTCCCGGTTTTTCACGGTGGAGCAGCCGACTGACAGTCGGCTCTACCCTAGCCCGGGTCGGGCGGCCGACTAACAGTCGGCTCTACCGCAGGGGCAAAAGCAGCCGACTAACAGTCGGCTCTACCGCGGGCTCTGACCGTTCTTGCTCGCCTTCGGCAGCGCGTATGCCATCACGTAATCGCCGGCCGGGGTTTCCATGAAATGGTGGCCGCCGGCCATGATCACCACGTACTGGCGGCCGTCGTATTCGTAGACCATGGGGTTGGCCTGGCCACCGGCGGGGAGCTTGGCGTGCCACAGTTCCTTGCCGGTCTTCAGGTCGATGGCGCGCAGCAGGTCGTCGGTGGCGGCGGCGATGAAGATCAGGCCGCTGGCGGTGAGCGCCGCGCCGCCGTTGTTCGGGGTGCCGATCTCGATCGGCAGGCCGGAGCGGATGCCGAACGGGCCGTTGCCGCGCGCGCTGCCGAACGGACGGTCCCAGAGCAGCTGGCCCGTGCGCAGGTCGATGGCTCGGATGCCCCCATACGGCGGCTGCTTGCACAGCAGTCTGGTGAACGGCAGGCGCCAGCCTGCGTTGACGTCGATGGCATAGGGGGTGCCAGTCTGCGGGTCCCCTGCCCCTTCGGCGCCGCCGCGGTCGGCACGCACCTGCTCACGTGGCACCCAGCCCTTGCGGTCCGCTTCGGCGCGCGGCACCAGCCGGTTGTAGTTGGGCATATCGTGGTAGTTGGCCACGATCACGCCATGGCGCGGATCCACCGCGACGCTGCCCCAGTCCGAACCGCCGTTGTAACCCGGGTATTCGATGGAATGGCGGTCTGCAGTGGGCGGCGTATAGAAGCCCTGGTAACTGGCATTGCGGAACTGGATGCGGCACACCAGCTGGTCAATCGGCGTGATGCCCCACATGTCGCGCTCGGTCAGGTCGGGCTTGCGCAGCGTGTGGTACAGCGAAAACCGCTGGGTCGGCGCGCGTTGTTCGGGCTCAACTCCGCCGCCGGGCACCGCGCGCTCTTCCGCCGGCGTCAGCAGTTCACCGGTGCGCCGGTCCAGCACGTACAGGTCGCCCTGTTTGGTCGGCAGCAGGATCGCCGGCACCTTGCCGGCGGCGGTCGGGTAATCGATCAGCGTGGCCTGTGAGCCGAGGTCGTAATCCCAGACATCCTTGCGCACGGCCTGGAAGTTCCACACCGGTTTGCCGGTGGCCACATCCAGCGCCACCAGCGAGGTCGCATAGCGGTTCTGGTTTTCAGTGCGCGAACCGCTCCAGTAGTCGCCCGCCGAATTGCCCATCGGCAGGTACACCAGCCCCAGCTGCTCATCGCCGGTCGCGGTGGTCCACATGTTGGGGGTGCCGCGCGTATAGGTCTGGCCCTGCGGTGGCAATCCGCTGCGGTCGGGTGCATCCATGTCCCATGCCCAGCGCAGCTTGCCGGTCTGTGCGTCGTAGGCCTGGATGACCCCGGACGGGGCATCGCGGCGCTGTCCGTCCAGCACCTGGTGGCCGGTGACGATCACCCCGCGCACGATCGCCGGCGGCGAGGTAATGGAGACATAGCCCGGTGGCACCTCGCCCATGCCCAAGGTGATGTCGACCTGGCCATTGTTGCCGAAGCCCGGGCACGGCCGGCCGGTGGCGGCGTCGACGGCGATCAGGCGCCCATCCAGCGTGCCTTCGATGATGCGTGCCGCGCACAGCGCGCGGTTGCCCGCGGCGAGCGGCCGGTTGCCCATGCTGGGCGGTGGTTCGGGCAGCGCCAGGTCGGCGGCGACGTCGGCCAGCACCGGATCCACCTGCGGCACGCCGGGCACTTCGTAGTAGGCCACCCCGCGACATGCGGCCGTGTAGGG
This is a stretch of genomic DNA from Stenotrophomonas rhizophila. It encodes these proteins:
- a CDS encoding TIGR04141 family sporadically distributed protein; translated protein: METLSVTAFLIRRDCIDQVRDFLRDQPDQIPLSSNVAIGTFFPISSEPDPPNWAKELQEKLLTRPPAHPLNSQSPAGIMSLWLKGRLILITFGHAWMKLDARWYQHDFGRRAALNLIDEDALRQIRLEQVLAKRHRQIERSPGTANLYSFGYESDRDLVFSVEGVSRNKLIHGTVRGGAALRFETKTELLPKALELACKRQGYGYQKKFPDIDSLSPITNQLDIQLLDAQLDAELKSPHPRISMAPPASLEVFDQDLYFTYGRWNPKNHARSWNLSFDEWRASLGGVQPTLEASMGTAISVVDASTNIRRARIYPKDCFSFDVTNKKGHFVLFSGKWYMASPNLEAKIEHFLNSLLAPTAPPPRWNGIDDETAYNNSVCNLDAELVHMDARNVMYGGGQSRFEFCDFLNPVRRILYFAKSPSSAQGMSHLFEQTRRTVELFFGNNDMYLTKLRQKLRDQHPQMNMDWIEEKPTSSQWEVCLVSLGKRADQLSMFPKCGLMKLHREVSGRCGKVTFAAL
- a CDS encoding VOC family protein, with protein sequence MLHHISLGVRDLVVAGRFYDAVLNALGYRRVFEDDTAIGYGLIDGHDLLCLKLRDDAHAPGGGFHLAFAAKSQAAVEAFHSAALAAGGSENGKAGPRPDYGDQYYAAFVIDLDGHRLEAVLSQ
- a CDS encoding GH92 family glycosyl hydrolase; this translates as MHRSMLVAVSLVLTAAPCALQAADLAAEVNPFIGTTNAGNVYPGPSVPFGMVAFSPEMTPLPGKRFAIAAPGGYEWRGNGVRGFSLTHVSGTGCTGASGDIPIMPVTTKVELSPSSAEAGLRYASVLDHKRESASPGAYRLTLDNGVVVDLGATARTAVGQFQFPADKPANLLFRTSDSEVGSTDSSIVIDPATRTVRGTVTAGNFCGYLAEDRRESYYTLHFVAEFDQPFEVGGTWRDENVQAGAREGGGGTSYGTQGHPPVGKGAGGWIQFDPKRSPKVTARIGISYVDEAGARANLRRESPDGTTVEATQAATRAEWNKTLGQVRVAGGTPDERTVFYTALYHTLLAPNLFSDGDGRYRGMDGKVHALSKGQRAQYANYSGWDVYRSQLQLVTLLQPQVGSDIAQSLLNQADQNGGVWDRWTHLTGATGVMNGDPSPPSVAAIHAFGGRSFDLKRAYASLKKAATVPTERDLSRRGCPVLCVGQRPGLDQWMALKYMPVGAPGWGTASDTLEMAAADFGLAELANAAGDKQGAALFRQRSGWWRNLYNPKATAQAGYIQPRNADGSWPAFDPASDEEFVEGSGAQYLWMVPFDPAGLIATLGGRDAAIQRLDAFFRKEDGAWAVTKSGPLHAELDNEPSVAAPWLYNFVGQPWKTQETVRQAMRQIWTNAPEGMPGNDDLGQMSSWYVWSALGLYPLYPGRADLVIGSPLFREAVIQRPGATLTITANAAAMDAPYVQSLRVDGKPSDASWLPASVVQKGGTLEFELGKAKNTRWGTATLPPSYGPN
- a CDS encoding patatin-like phospholipase family protein, which produces MQDDPRPSHRKVRLLRRWAFVAALLLPLAAGARQAATDTHAGTHHDRPRTCLVLGGGGARGAAHIGVLKVLERERVPVDCIVGTSMGAVVGGLYASGYSADEIETVLDRIDWADVLRDKPPRNERSMRRKEDDLRLLGGVEVGLSNGKIAFPRGLIQGQKLEMLLRRLLLPTWQVRDFDQLPIPFRAVATDIVTGDKVVFGQGDMALAIRASMSVPGVFAPVRYQDHLLVDGGVVDNLPIDEARRLGAQRLIVVRVGTPLMTEERLDSPLAISHQMAGVLMKRVVDAQLATLGTQDLLITPPLGDMGSQDFNHSPAAVAVGEQAAQAEVAGIQRYQVDPARYAIFQQQHRPPAYETPIVAFIDVLREDTQTPRFIEQRLQPQLGQPLQPERIERQVALTYGEGRYEQVQWRLDQRDDQFGLVIAPQDKRWGPDFLHFALRLSDDFDGSSNYQLISEFTRTGLTDQGAELKLRIGLGEVEEAFAEYYHPFGSSGRHALSTYARYRATDLDLALLQRGSLAQYRYSQWLGGLRWAWSPHPDWELASFLERGQERTRLDVGNPSELGNYRADMGSIGWQLRHDSIDSSAFPSRGQRLSLTRQHYLDALGTDDPAAVTRLQWDGAWARGESRWLGGLRISSAHGGDDLLATYGFLGGLGNLSGYPEEAIFAPQTALARMVYYRRVAHADSLLTIPLYVGGSLEWGGFWRTRDEVNIDGMQSAGSVFVGADTFLGPVFLGYGRAQGGHDSFYLTFGSLLRTLDGF